A region from the Clostridium beijerinckii genome encodes:
- a CDS encoding sugar ABC transporter substrate-binding protein: MKSKIKYAFVFSILLVIGIISINLYQPNKEQQVKGSIELLVNESSYDYLVECANNFMKLNDKTFISIKKLDSYDQIKNAVKDNNKIKFPNVAQIDRFNFEELKLDNYEYYNKDNKLLNNYANNFSKYRVTQVKYGDNSIGIPLTSRPLAFYVREDMLREYGYKRDSMNTWDDVIKIGKDIYIKSNGKVSIINATGQDYEDLLDLLTMESFNDDKSVEQIKSEVETMIKNLKDNNILNLQNEGEFLGRISSFNAMKEIMKIEEKCEWSIGNVPSIKPGANKFFASEGDNLLILNQNTDNEKLIEKFMTYLITNNKETVKYVKQGKFFSSYLYTYSSKEIEEGVKNFVGKSPLVVLSNIEEKTPEINDYDKYIKVKQELRVQ, encoded by the coding sequence ATGAAAAGTAAAATTAAATATGCTTTTGTGTTTTCTATTCTTTTAGTAATAGGCATAATAAGTATTAATCTATATCAACCTAATAAAGAGCAACAAGTTAAGGGTAGTATAGAACTTCTAGTAAATGAAAGTTCTTATGACTACTTAGTTGAGTGTGCAAATAATTTCATGAAATTAAATGATAAGACTTTTATTAGTATAAAGAAGTTAGATAGTTATGATCAGATTAAAAATGCAGTGAAGGATAATAATAAAATAAAATTTCCTAATGTTGCACAAATTGATAGGTTCAATTTTGAAGAATTAAAATTAGATAATTATGAATATTATAATAAGGATAATAAGCTTTTAAATAATTATGCTAATAATTTTTCTAAATATAGAGTTACTCAAGTTAAGTATGGTGACAACTCAATAGGTATACCACTAACATCCAGACCTTTAGCTTTTTATGTGAGAGAAGATATGCTGAGGGAATATGGATATAAACGAGACAGTATGAATACTTGGGATGATGTTATAAAAATTGGTAAGGATATTTATATAAAAAGCAATGGAAAAGTAAGTATAATAAATGCAACGGGACAAGACTATGAAGATTTATTAGACTTATTAACCATGGAGAGCTTTAATGATGATAAAAGTGTAGAGCAAATAAAATCAGAAGTTGAAACTATGATTAAAAATTTAAAGGATAATAACATTTTAAATTTACAAAATGAAGGAGAATTTTTAGGAAGAATATCTTCTTTTAATGCTATGAAAGAGATAATGAAAATTGAAGAAAAGTGTGAATGGAGCATAGGGAATGTACCTAGTATTAAACCAGGAGCAAATAAGTTTTTTGCATCAGAAGGAGATAATTTATTAATATTAAATCAAAATACTGATAATGAAAAGCTAATTGAAAAATTTATGACTTATTTAATAACTAATAACAAAGAAACTGTTAAATATGTGAAGCAAGGAAAATTCTTTTCAAGCTATTTGTATACATATAGCAGCAAAGAAATTGAAGAAGGTGTAAAAAACTTCGTTGGCAAGAGCCCCCTTGTAGTATTGAGTAATATAGAAGAAAAGACTCCAGAAATTAATGACTATGATAAATATATAAAAGTTAAGCAAGAACTTAGAGTACAGTAG
- a CDS encoding glycosyltransferase family 1 protein — protein sequence MKIAIDARSATLHQGTGIGTYTNNLMSEILSIDSKDEFTLFCSGKFNEEFNKKNTNIVYSSGRHGGFYENYYIPNTLNELHTDLYHIPQNGIGFDFDTEIPTIVTIHDLIPYIMPETVGKGYLERFLRDMPNIISNSYGILTVSEYSKKDILKFFSFYPEDKIFVTPLAANNNFKPLDKNNCKLYVEHTFGVKDPYILYIGGFSLRKNVLGLIKAFSKVYKDLNKPYKLLLGGGLRDEGEKLLTFVKENNLQDKVIFCGYLEDKILPVLYSGCDAFVYPSFYEGFGLPPLEAMSCKAPVITSNLTSIPEVTGDDAILINPYNINELEKSLVTLLNDETLKANLSERGYLRSLEFTWTKTAQNTLKAYKKLVDPSLV from the coding sequence ATGAAAATTGCCATTGATGCTCGTAGTGCTACTTTACATCAAGGGACTGGCATTGGTACTTATACAAATAATCTTATGTCAGAAATTCTTTCCATAGATTCAAAAGATGAATTCACTTTATTTTGCTCTGGAAAATTTAATGAAGAATTTAATAAAAAAAATACTAATATAGTATACTCTTCTGGTAGACATGGTGGTTTTTATGAAAATTATTATATTCCTAATACATTAAATGAATTGCATACTGATTTATATCATATTCCCCAAAATGGAATAGGGTTCGATTTTGATACAGAAATACCAACTATAGTTACAATACACGATTTAATTCCATATATTATGCCCGAAACCGTTGGCAAAGGTTACTTAGAAAGATTTTTACGTGATATGCCCAATATAATTTCTAATTCTTATGGTATTTTGACAGTATCTGAATACTCAAAAAAAGATATTTTAAAATTTTTCAGTTTTTATCCTGAAGATAAGATATTTGTAACACCTCTTGCTGCAAATAATAATTTTAAGCCTTTAGATAAAAATAATTGCAAATTATATGTAGAACATACCTTTGGTGTAAAAGATCCATATATATTATATATTGGTGGATTCAGTTTAAGAAAGAATGTTTTAGGTCTAATTAAGGCGTTTAGTAAAGTTTATAAAGACTTAAACAAGCCTTATAAATTGCTTCTTGGTGGAGGATTAAGAGATGAAGGTGAAAAACTTCTTACCTTTGTAAAAGAAAATAATCTACAAGACAAAGTTATTTTTTGTGGATATTTAGAAGATAAAATTTTACCGGTTCTTTATAGTGGCTGTGATGCTTTTGTTTACCCATCATTTTATGAAGGGTTTGGACTACCTCCATTAGAAGCCATGAGCTGCAAGGCACCTGTAATAACCTCTAACTTAACCTCAATCCCAGAAGTGACAGGAGATGATGCAATTTTAATAAATCCGTATAATATAAACGAATTAGAAAAATCTCTAGTAACTCTTTTAAATGATGAAACGTTAAAAGCCAACCTTAGTGAAAGAGGCTACTTAAGAAGCCTTGAATTCACTTGGACAAAAACTGCTCAAAATACATTGAAAGCTTATAAGAAATTAGTAGACCCATCCTTAGTATAA
- a CDS encoding CotS family spore coat protein translates to MENNKEILKIKSYVEEYYQLKIDNIEKVKNSYKIITKHGGYCLKVIRYQFSHFYFILCAMKHLQRNGFSNIPKFIINKEKKEYGSIDGKYVYLTKWIPSRTSNYNNPIELAMVSSELAKLHQCSKGFTLEKIMKPRIGWFSWIDVFETRKNEILDFKNRINQKANKSNFDLLYLENIEQEVKRAEKSILGLQKNNYVKIMEREVFKRGFCHHDYAHHNILIDNNKNINIIDFDYCILDSHLHDVCSLLIRNMKDGKWEPKKSDLILDAYRTNMEIKQDEIPIIREFIRFPQAFWQTGLQVYWEQQTWGEDFFLNKLEKYVDDCEFREEFIDSYFNGGN, encoded by the coding sequence ATGGAGAATAATAAAGAGATACTCAAAATTAAAAGCTATGTTGAGGAATATTATCAATTAAAAATAGATAATATAGAAAAGGTGAAAAATAGTTATAAAATTATTACTAAACATGGGGGATATTGTTTAAAAGTAATTAGATATCAATTCTCTCATTTTTATTTTATTTTGTGTGCAATGAAACATCTACAAAGAAATGGATTCAGTAATATTCCTAAGTTTATTATTAATAAAGAAAAAAAAGAATATGGGAGTATAGACGGAAAATATGTTTATTTAACTAAATGGATTCCATCAAGGACAAGTAATTACAATAATCCTATAGAATTGGCTATGGTATCAAGTGAACTTGCAAAGTTACATCAATGTAGTAAAGGTTTCACTTTAGAAAAAATAATGAAACCCAGGATTGGTTGGTTTTCTTGGATTGATGTATTTGAAACAAGAAAAAATGAAATACTTGATTTTAAAAATAGAATAAATCAAAAAGCAAATAAATCTAACTTCGACTTATTGTATTTAGAAAATATTGAACAGGAAGTAAAAAGAGCTGAGAAAAGTATATTAGGTCTTCAAAAAAATAATTATGTAAAGATTATGGAAAGAGAAGTTTTTAAAAGAGGTTTTTGTCATCATGATTATGCCCACCATAATATTTTAATAGATAATAATAAAAACATTAATATTATAGATTTTGATTATTGCATATTAGATTCTCATCTTCATGATGTATGTTCTTTATTAATAAGAAATATGAAAGATGGCAAATGGGAACCGAAAAAATCGGATTTAATATTAGATGCTTATAGGACAAATATGGAAATTAAACAAGATGAAATCCCTATAATAAGAGAATTTATAAGATTTCCTCAAGCTTTTTGGCAAACAGGACTACAAGTATATTGGGAACAGCAAACCTGGGGAGAAGATTTTTTTCTTAATAAGTTAGAAAAATATGTAGATGATTGTGAGTTCAGAGAAGAGTTTATTGATAGTTATTTTAATGGAGGAAATTAA
- a CDS encoding PTS lactose/cellobiose transporter subunit IIA, whose protein sequence is MEEIILNIIMHSGEARSYSIEAITLAKAGKFNDAKELIVKSDEALGYAHNSQTSLIQGEAANDNIEFSLLLVHAQDHLMTTMTFKDLAVELIEVYEKIDSINCR, encoded by the coding sequence ATGGAAGAAATAATATTAAATATAATAATGCATAGCGGGGAAGCACGAAGTTATTCTATAGAGGCAATTACTTTAGCTAAAGCCGGAAAATTTAATGATGCAAAAGAATTAATAGTAAAATCTGATGAGGCATTAGGATATGCACATAATTCACAAACCAGCTTGATTCAAGGCGAAGCTGCAAATGATAATATAGAATTTTCATTGCTTTTAGTACATGCTCAGGATCACTTAATGACAACAATGACGTTTAAAGATTTAGCAGTGGAATTAATAGAAGTATATGAAAAAATAGATTCTATTAATTGTAGGTAG
- a CDS encoding spore coat protein, whose product MEEINMDKSCVNEYLNIREITIIGQYFSYDRNTDKKDIISQINLIVELHKILIGCNFNGMSRIKSTIGKEVEDYKVQIKKLQKHYDYVANEHCPNEVDKLILSNGKTMLNQAKEALDYIYGHDYFGVIKRSMNREEICIGKVDRNNLRKNEGKIEIGTIKGMTYNLVEEDLYNYIKKLQRKQFDIDKEELIKLFVHGSHLSFNSFDYLRGLCSYPRDFLKIWERYRDSKKENTNQIDNELDMLNIKYKYNKMKKDNDEILLELKRSLKYESKGFII is encoded by the coding sequence ATGGAGGAAATTAATATGGATAAATCGTGTGTTAATGAATATTTAAATATAAGGGAAATAACTATTATTGGACAGTATTTTAGTTATGATAGAAATACGGATAAGAAAGATATTATTTCTCAAATTAATTTAATAGTGGAGCTTCATAAAATTCTAATTGGTTGTAATTTTAATGGAATGAGTAGAATTAAAAGTACAATAGGTAAGGAAGTTGAAGATTATAAAGTTCAAATAAAGAAATTGCAAAAACATTATGACTATGTAGCTAATGAACATTGTCCAAATGAGGTGGATAAATTAATATTATCAAATGGTAAAACTATGCTAAACCAAGCTAAAGAAGCATTAGACTATATTTATGGACATGATTATTTTGGTGTTATAAAGCGTAGTATGAATAGAGAAGAGATTTGTATTGGCAAAGTTGATAGAAATAACTTGAGAAAAAATGAAGGGAAAATTGAAATAGGTACAATCAAAGGAATGACATATAATTTAGTAGAAGAAGATTTATATAATTATATTAAGAAATTGCAAAGAAAGCAATTTGATATAGATAAAGAGGAGTTAATAAAATTATTTGTACATGGGTCTCATTTATCATTTAATAGTTTTGATTATTTAAGAGGATTGTGCAGTTATCCAAGAGATTTTTTGAAAATATGGGAGAGATATAGAGATAGCAAAAAAGAAAATACTAATCAAATAGATAATGAGTTAGATATGCTTAATATAAAATACAAATATAACAAGATGAAGAAGGATAATGATGAAATATTATTAGAATTAAAAAGAAGCTTAAAATATGAAAGCAAAGGTTTTATCATATAG